A region from the Malus domestica chromosome 07, GDT2T_hap1 genome encodes:
- the LOC139197383 gene encoding uncharacterized protein: protein MERDMALATIQAQLAQLTAQLTHNAEQTTMPSVPTLDVPYGQGYQSPQFSANEDVWGYQGHNQSRGNMFSNACNSDWRGNSDYMWDEPQQFQQGGYWQQDEFYSRPMQPPQHPPQQFQSNQSMPVNYNEILEGLISLAQGSQKEEQLPPSEEFYQWPYEPSQPPQQSTQFNSGTSLDNDTLNKLLTSLKQGVENQNQEMQDRVKRVDKLDMQVGQIVEFMAHIRDQSELSNSNIANSKAKSEIDEAITLEGDMKDEAVPEPSKHSPNMDELLLQVEEEEDDLGSLEEFLLQAPQIPMSSNSGEEVLNSLHSNIIPPNVLCPCRFLIPNIKESEKDIVEALPKVQSDIPILGAPKQVPDSIETFKEPCTPRKGIQENEVVEAYQEYIQEAVHETIKPKAVEFDDTGQATTIIVNLAKFKVPEMFNNVVFVIEFVSEKESKPSSPILILIYTNMFLILMIQAPTLEFKPLPNHFKYHLPLKDKFHALELRGA from the coding sequence atggagcgagacatggcacttgcgaccattcaagctcaattggcacagctcactgctcaattgactcataatgccgaacagaccacaatgccaagtgtccctacacttgatgtgccatatgggcaaggatatcaaagtcctcaattttctgcaaatgaagatgtttggggatatcaaggccataaccaatcaaggggcaacatgttttccaacgcttgcaattcagattggagaggtaattcagattatatgtgggatgaacctcaacaatttcaacaaggtggatattggcagcaagacgagttctattcaagacctatgcagccaccacaacatcccccacaacaattccaatcaaatcaaagtatgcccgtgaattataatgaaattcttgaaggactaatttctttggcgcagggttcacaaaaagaagaacaattgccgccatcggaagagttctatcagtggccatatgaaccgtcacagccaccacaacaatcaacccaattcaattcaggtacgtccttggataatgatacacttaataagttactcacctctttgaaacagggagtagaaaatcaaaaccaggagatgcaagaccgagtcaaaagagtggacaaattggatatgcaagttgggcagattgtggaattcatggcacatattcgagatcaaagtgaactttccaactcaaacattgcaaattcaaaggcaaaaagtgaaatcgatgaagccatcactttggaaggtgacatgaaggatgaagctgtcccagaaccatccaaacacagcccgaacatggatgaattgctgctgcaagtagaagaggaggaggacgacctgggcagtttagaagaattcttgctgcaagctcctcaaatccctatgtcatctaactcaggtgaggaagttctaaattcacttcattctaacattattccaccgaatgtcctttgtccttgcaggtttttgattccaaatatcaaagagagtgaaaaagacattgtggaagctcttccaaaggtgcaaagtgatatcccaattcttggtgcaccaaaacaagttcccgatagtattgaaacgttcaaagaaccttgcacaccaagaaaagggattcaagaaaatgaagtggttgaagcatatcaagaatacatccaagaggctgtgcatgagacaatcaagcccaaagcagttgagtttgatgacacgggacaagccacaaccatcatagtaaacctggccaagttcaaagtcccggaaatgttcaacaatgtggtgtttgtcattgagtttgtgtcggaaaaagaaagtaagccatcttctccaattttaattttaatttatactaacatgtttctgattttgatgattcaggcacccactcttgaatttaaaccattgccgaatcatttcaagtatcacctcccattaaaagataaattccatgctttggagctgaggggagcttaa